The genomic interval AGTCGCGCGCGTTGTCGAATGAGACGTTGCGCACCAACCGGCCGAGCAGATCCCGATCATCGGGCAGCATGCCCCGCCGAACGTCGTCGCCGATCACATTGCACAGCAGGCGCCGGAAGTACTCGTGCCTGGAGTACGACAGGAAGCAGCGCGAATCGGTCACCATCCCCACAAAACGCGAGAGGAGTCCCATGTTTGATAGCGCGTCCATCTGCGCTTTCATCCCGTCGAGTTGATCCAGGAACCACCAGGCGGATCCGTACTGCATCTTGCCGGGGACCGTGCCGTCCTGGAAGTTGCCGATCATCGCCGCCATCAGCGCGTTGTCGCGCGGGTTCAGGTTGTAGAGGATCGTTTTGGCGAGCTGGTTGGTGTCGTCGAGACGGTCGAGGAACCTCGACAGCGGCCGGGCGATCTCAAAGTCGCCAATCGAGTCGAAGCCCGTGTCCGGCCCGAGCGTCCGAAGCAGCCGCGTGTTGTTGTTGCGCAGGGCGCCGAGGTGGAACTGCTGAACCCAGCCGCGTGCGTGGTCGAGCCGCGCCAGCGTATAGAGCAACGCCGATTTCAGCTTGATCGCCGCGCCCGGATCGAGCACGCGACCGGCCCGCACCCGCTCAAACGACGCGCCAACCTCGACATCAGTCCAGCCTTCGGCGTACATCGTCTCGAGACCGTGGTCGGACGCGCGGCATCCCATCTCGTGGAAGAAGTCATGTCGTGACTTTATCGCGTCCAGAAGCGACGTCAGGCTCCCGCCGATGGCTTTTCCCGATGCCTGCTCGAGACGCGCGACCCAGGCGTTGAACGCCTCCGGGTTCTCGACGGCCAGCGCCTTGTCGGGCCGCCATGTCGGATAGACACGGGTGTCGGGATCGGATCGTGCCGCCAGCGTCTGATGATGCGCGAGCGAATCGACCGGGTCGTCGGTGGTACAGACGACGGCCACACGGAAGCCGCGCAACAATCCGAGCGTCGTGAACCCGTCCTCGTGCAATCGCTCGTTGCAGCGGTCGAACACCGCCCGCGCCGTCGCGGGCGAGAGGAGCGCGTCCACCCCAAACGGCCGACGCAATTCCATGTGGGTCCAGTGATAGAGAGGACTTCTGATGGCATCCGGCACGGTGCGCGCCCACGCCTCGAACTTCTCCCAGTCGGACGCGTCGCCGGTGCAGAAGCGCTCGGCGACGCCATTGGCCCGCATGGCCCGCCACTTGTAGTGGTCGCCGTCGAGCCAGATCTCGGTGATCGAACGGAATCGGTGGTTGGTCGCGATCTGCTCGGGCGAGAGGTGGCAGTGAAAGTCGATGATCGGCACGTCCCTGGCGTGCCGGTGGTACAGCTCGATCGCGCATTCGCTCTCGAGCAGGAAGTTGTCGTCCAGAAACGCGTTCATCGTCAGATCCCGCGAGCGGGCCGGTCGTCAAACGACACAGGTTCGAGTTTCGGCGCCAGCAGATGATGAACGACAAATGACGAGAGGTACGCCGACGCGCAAATCGCGAACAGGATAGCGTAGCCGCCCGTCACGTTGCCGGCCAGCTTGTACTGGTCGAGCAGCTTGCCGGAGAACCAGGGAAACAGGATGCCGCCAATCGAACCGGCCATCCCGCCCAAGCCCACAATGGTGCCGACGTCCTTCTTCGGGAAGGTGTCGGATGCCGTCGTGAACAGATTCGCCGACCACGCCTGGTGAGCGGCGCCGGCCAATCCAATCAGCAGTACTGCAGGCCAGTCGCCCACCTGGGTGACCCGGAGAATCGGCAGGACGCACAGCGCGAACAGGAACATCCCGGACTTCCGCGCCCGCGTCACACTCCAGCCCATGTTCTGCAGTTGCCCCGTCAGCCACCCGCCGGCGATGCTGAGGATCGTCACGATCACGTAGATTGTCACCAAGTGCACCCAGCTGTGCTTGATGTCGAGGCCGCGGGTCGCCTTGAAGTAATCGGGCAGCCAGATCAGGAAGAACCACCACACCGGGTCGGTCATGAATTTCGCGACGATGAACGCCCAGGTCTGCCGGTAGCCGAGCGCGCGCCGCCAGCCGATGGGCACGCTGCCCGACCCGCTCTCGTCCCGGTCGCTGTTGATGTAATCCAGTTCGGCCTTCGACAACCTGGCGCGCTTCTCCGGGACGTCATAGAACGGGATCCACAGCAGCATCCAGAGGAAGCCCATGATGCCCGCAAAGATGAACGCCCAGCGCCATCCCAGCGAAAACGCGATCGCCGGCACGAGCGCCGGCGCCACGATGGCTCCCACATTCGTCCCCGAATTGAAGATGGCCGTCGCCAGCGCCCGTTCGCGCTTCGGGAACCACAGGGCCACGGCCTTGATGGCTGCCGGGAAGTTGCCGCCCTCGCTCACGCCCAGGAAGACGCGTGCGCTGAAGAACCCGCCCACCGACGCCACGAGCGCGTGCGACATCGCCGCCACGCTCCACAACGCGATCGAGACGGCGTAGCCGATCTTGGTGCCGTAGCGATCGATGAACCAGCCGAACACAAAGAGCCCGACCGCATAGGCGCCCTGGAAGGCGGAATTGACGAGGCCGAACTGCTCGTTGCTCCACCCGAGTTCCTTGTCGAGTAACTCCTTGATGAGCGCCAGGATCTGGCGATCGATGTAGTTGATGGTGGTCGCCAGGAAAATCAGGCTGCAGATCACCCAGCGCAGGTGGCCCACGCGGCCCTTCGTTGTCTCGGTCATCCTGCTACCCCCTCCTACCCGGCGATCTCAAGCCGATCCGTCAGGCGGATGGCTCCGGTTTCTCGCTGGGGCCAGGTACCGACTCGGCTTCTTCGGTTCGCTGGCTGTGTTCAGCGCGCAGCAGGTGATCGCTCATCATGCGGCGGGCTCGTTCGGGATCGTGCACCTTGATCGCGAGATAAATACGGCGATGTTCCTCGGCCGCTTCTCTCAAGTCGTGGGCGCGGCCGATGGTCTGGCGCCGCTGCTGCCGGAACAACTCCGACACCATATCCACAAGTGACGAGACGATCGGGTTGTCGCACGCCGCCGCCACCGCGCGATGGAACGCGATGTCATGCAGCAGGAACGCCTGCGGATCGTCCATCGACGCGAACATGCCGGTGGTCTCGTCGCTGATGAGCACGAGTCGATCCGAGGTGGCCCTCTCGGCCGCCATGCCCGCCGCAGCCACTTCAAGCACCAGGCGCGCCTCGAACATCTGGTCCCGTGTGAATCCGTGCAGCGCGGCCTGGAAGCTGAGCGCGTCGGTGCCGAGCGCCGGCGGTCCGGCCGCGATGTACGACCCGGCACCGGGCCGGATCTGCACAACCCCGATCACCGCCAGCGATCGCAGACCGGCGCGCAGACTGGGTCGGCTCACCCCGAGTTGCTGGGCGAGTTCTCGCTCGGCCGGCAGCCGGTCGCCAGCCTTGAGCTCGCCCCGATCGAGCATGCCCCGAACATGCGTCACCACCAGGTGGGTCGCAGCGGATCCTTTGAATTCAGGCATAGTACCTCACGAATCGGTCAGACCAATTCGCAAAACAGCGCATAACAATTACACTCGCACCGCCGGTCTGTCAATGCCATCACTCTGACAGAATTCCCAGATTTGGGCCGTACAAATTGGAAGATGCACCAAGCGCCTGACAAGTCTTCATCGGGGTTGTCAGAACCAAATTGCCTCTTTTCGTTGACAGATGGTCTGTCCACTCAGGTATCTTCCATGGCCCTTGTCCTGTCGAATGAAGCAAGTGTCTGCCACGCCGGTGGAAGCCCGGTGGCTCCGACGCGGCACCCGTATGAGGTGGCATCCGGGGTCCAGAGAGGTACACGGCTGAATTCCGGCGTACGCCGCCACGGGCGCTTCCGACGTCGATCAGTAGACCACGTTGACGAGCGGCGTCTGCGGCGGATCGGGAAGTCGGTGGATGGTGTCCGCCAGTTTGTCGACACGGCGGACTGCTTCGATGGCGGGCTCGCGAAGCCTGGCGGCCAGCGCGTGATCCAATCGTGACGGTGCGCCTCCCTGATGGAAGTTGGTCACGGGTTTCGCGCTGCTGTACTGGATGCCTCCCAGATACTCGCCGTCCATCACGAACACCCGCACGTCCCAGAATCGTTCCTCCTGCAGCGTCGGCATGACTCGTTCGCAGAGAACGTAGTCGCCCAACCACTGTCTCGGCAGGTCCCCGGCATCGCCAATCTGCACGCCGTAGCCGCCCCAGCCGACCCTCGGCTTCAACACGAACCCGTACCCGAACAGATCGGGGTGCGCCGCGATCAGGTCGACGGCCTGCTGCGGCGTCTCCACGGGAAACGACTGTGCCACGCGGAAGTGACGGCTGCCCGCGAAATGGTCCTGGTAGCTGGCCTTGTCGCGCACGATTGTCCACACGCAATTCGGATTCACCACCAGCACGCCGGCCCGCTCGTAGGTCCACGGCAGACCGTACCACCAGCGGAAGATGCTGCCGGGCGAAACGATCCGGCCGTCCCGTGAGATCAGCGTCGCGCGGGGATCTTGATTGTCTTCAGCATCACAGATGGCCGGCTGAATGGTGAGGCGTGCGGCCAGGTGATGTCCGATGAACGGCGCATCCTCGCCCCCGTCTGGAAGCGGCTCTCCCCGCCGCCACAACAGGCAAGGCGGACCGTCGGCGCGATTCATGCGCCCGGCTGTCAGCGCAAACGGACGGTCGTCTCCGAAGAACTCGAGGTACTCGGTCATCATGTGCGACGATCGATTCGCATCGAGCAGCACAGGGATGCCGTCCCGGTCGATCATGAAATCAAGCCCGGCCCAGAGATAGTGGCGGACGGACGTATCGCTCATGACGCTCGCCCTCCTACGCACCGGGCGAGCAGGCGTAGGTGGTTGGATCCGCCACGCCAGCCGCGGCAAAGGCCGCCTGCCGGCGTCCGCACTTGATGCAGCGGCCGCAGTGCTCATGGCCGCGCGGATCGACGCACGACCAGGACGCAGCCAGCGCCTCCACGTCGCTCTGCTGAATGATCTGCGTCTTGGTCAGGTGAATGAACGGCGTCAGCACCCGCACGCGACGCCCTGTCGCCATCCCGAGCAGCGATTCACACGCGTCGAAGAAGGCGCGCGACCCGTCGCCGAAGTGATTGTCGGCAGTCGTACCGGTGGCCAGCACAAGGTCCGTCAGGTCGCGGAAGCGAATCGCCGCTGCCGTCAGCAGGGTGATGTTCCGCAGCGGGATCTCGAGGCGGCCCGGATCGTCGTCCTTACGCGGTATGCCTTCACCACTCATTCCCCAATGCGCCGACAGCAGCTCCCGAAGGGGGTACTCGACCTCGACGATCGACTCCAGTACGGGTTGCGTGAGTCGCGCACAACATCGCCTCAACGCAGCCGATTCGTGCGCTTCCCAGCGAAGGCCGCACCGCACGTGCAACGGAATCACGCCGGCGCCGGCAGCCAGGAGCCTGGGGATGAGCGCGGCCGTTTCGATCCCGCCTCCCGCCAGCACGACCACCCGCGTGCCGGGCACGAGGTCGGACGCCAGGAAGGAAATGGACATCTCGTCTCACCTCTACCTCAAGGAATATGGCACGTTCTGCACATTCCTGCACGAATTCGGGCGTCTCCCCTCGATCGTGGTGTCGCCGGGAGCCGGGGTCCCGGGGAGGTAGTGGTCTAGTTCGCCGCGCCGGTTCCCCTGCCTTGGCGCGGAGTTTGCCGGGGGTGAAGCCTTACCCGCTCAGCCATAGCGCCCGCAACCATGGATTCATCTCGGTCGGGCTGGCGT from Acidobacteriota bacterium carries:
- the uxaC gene encoding glucuronate isomerase gives rise to the protein MNAFLDDNFLLESECAIELYHRHARDVPIIDFHCHLSPEQIATNHRFRSITEIWLDGDHYKWRAMRANGVAERFCTGDASDWEKFEAWARTVPDAIRSPLYHWTHMELRRPFGVDALLSPATARAVFDRCNERLHEDGFTTLGLLRGFRVAVVCTTDDPVDSLAHHQTLAARSDPDTRVYPTWRPDKALAVENPEAFNAWVARLEQASGKAIGGSLTSLLDAIKSRHDFFHEMGCRASDHGLETMYAEGWTDVEVGASFERVRAGRVLDPGAAIKLKSALLYTLARLDHARGWVQQFHLGALRNNNTRLLRTLGPDTGFDSIGDFEIARPLSRFLDRLDDTNQLAKTILYNLNPRDNALMAAMIGNFQDGTVPGKMQYGSAWWFLDQLDGMKAQMDALSNMGLLSRFVGMVTDSRCFLSYSRHEYFRRLLCNVIGDDVRRGMLPDDRDLLGRLVRNVSFDNARDYFGFPLGRTGRN
- a CDS encoding MFS transporter; translated protein: MTETTKGRVGHLRWVICSLIFLATTINYIDRQILALIKELLDKELGWSNEQFGLVNSAFQGAYAVGLFVFGWFIDRYGTKIGYAVSIALWSVAAMSHALVASVGGFFSARVFLGVSEGGNFPAAIKAVALWFPKRERALATAIFNSGTNVGAIVAPALVPAIAFSLGWRWAFIFAGIMGFLWMLLWIPFYDVPEKRARLSKAELDYINSDRDESGSGSVPIGWRRALGYRQTWAFIVAKFMTDPVWWFFLIWLPDYFKATRGLDIKHSWVHLVTIYVIVTILSIAGGWLTGQLQNMGWSVTRARKSGMFLFALCVLPILRVTQVGDWPAVLLIGLAGAAHQAWSANLFTTASDTFPKKDVGTIVGLGGMAGSIGGILFPWFSGKLLDQYKLAGNVTGGYAILFAICASAYLSSFVVHHLLAPKLEPVSFDDRPARGI
- a CDS encoding FadR/GntR family transcriptional regulator — encoded protein: MPEFKGSAATHLVVTHVRGMLDRGELKAGDRLPAERELAQQLGVSRPSLRAGLRSLAVIGVVQIRPGAGSYIAAGPPALGTDALSFQAALHGFTRDQMFEARLVLEVAAAGMAAERATSDRLVLISDETTGMFASMDDPQAFLLHDIAFHRAVAAACDNPIVSSLVDMVSELFRQQRRQTIGRAHDLREAAEEHRRIYLAIKVHDPERARRMMSDHLLRAEHSQRTEEAESVPGPSEKPEPSA
- a CDS encoding 7-cyano-7-deazaguanine synthase, with the protein product MSISFLASDLVPGTRVVVLAGGGIETAALIPRLLAAGAGVIPLHVRCGLRWEAHESAALRRCCARLTQPVLESIVEVEYPLRELLSAHWGMSGEGIPRKDDDPGRLEIPLRNITLLTAAAIRFRDLTDLVLATGTTADNHFGDGSRAFFDACESLLGMATGRRVRVLTPFIHLTKTQIIQQSDVEALAASWSCVDPRGHEHCGRCIKCGRRQAAFAAAGVADPTTYACSPGA